Below is a genomic region from Equus quagga isolate Etosha38 chromosome 17, UCLA_HA_Equagga_1.0, whole genome shotgun sequence.
aaatcattttttccccataaaataaCTCCCctcatacacatatatatttaacaaacTATGCTATTTTATCTGCATCCTGGGATGCCAGTCTCCTCTTTCATAGGGTGTATATTTTAActgaatttacaaaaaaattataaataagttaatttatttttcttgagtttcAATGATCTTGCCTGTGTAACATTCCCTTGTGTTTCACAGTCTAGGATATAAGATATTGAATGCTCTTAAAAATGGTAAAGGActatataaaactaaattttcttcttcttcttattattttttaaattttattctgaaaatgaaaactttcacaCATGAATGCCTCATGCTTAAATGTCTCATACAGGTAGCCTTCAAATAATACGATAAATGATCTTGGAAAATCATGAAGGGCCATACAAATGTTATATGCTGTTCTTTGTGTTGGTGCTAGTGAGGTGGTTATTATACTTTCCTTCTGAAAAGTGAACTTCCATATGAATTTCTTTGTGTGAATGTCTAATATAATAAGCATTTCAATTTGCTACCTTCACTTATTTCACAttccaattttctgttttcaaagataTTTGTCATTCATTTGCATCATTTTGGCTGtcactgagaagaaaaaataaaagtctagccTGTCatgtaaaaacatgaaataatatttaaagggcATTCCACAGCCTCATTATGCTGCTTAGCCTAGTTTCCTCTAGtcatttccatatttaaaaaaacttcaataattaaatataattttatttgtaaatgaagATATTCTCTAGAacactgattttgttttctagGTAGGGCATTTAATTGAATTTAGGAAAAAGAGATCACTATGGAACAATCAGCATTTATGAGCCTGATTCTATCATTATGCCCCTGTATATAGAATttgaattgaaagaaaaacaataggcTTCACATTTTCCCACCAAGATTACATAGTATAGGTTTTCTCCTACCTGGAATACCTACAGGGAATTTTTTGTTTAATGCCTAAAGAAGATGTTGAAAGATTCttaaaggaaagagggaaatgagTCTGATTATTAGTGATTCCCTAATTATCTTGGAGGCGTCCTTTCAAACAAAGTAAACTTCTTCAGGGTAAGCTTTCTCTGAGTAGTAGTGGCCCTTCTATGTGAAGTGGTAACAAAACTGTGGTATTCCATCCTGTTCAATTTCATGTGTAGTAATGGACGCTGAGTCCAGGAATAAGGAAATGGTTCAGAGCAAACACTATGGGTGGAAAGGTAATCTAGAACCATGTTCTCTTTCTGACTAATTTTgagtgtttacttttattttgaagaatatctGATTATAAATAATCCAGGCTAATTTCAAGAACTTATGTCTGTCAGTTTTATTGGATAATGCAAATTCCAttactttttgctttaaaaatattttacttatcttGTGCTAAATAGAAAGACTgagttaagaaatattttactattttttaattttatgtttgtatCTATTTgtgtctatttgtgtgtgtgtttgaatacatatatgtatatttatttctaccCATATATAGATACGAAAGTGTCAATAATTGCCCAGAGGTAACTAATCTAAATCTTAGTATGGTTTTTAGGTTAGTTTACAAAATAAACAGCCAtatgtaccatattttatttttttagagctttTTCTTCCACTGTAAAACAGTGGGTCCAATTAAATAAACTCTAAGATTAATTCAGGCTCAAAGTTTTAATAGATTCATATAGATATCATTATTCAAAGCACCTGTTTGTATACTGTTTTGGATCACAATATCCTGTGAAATTAACAAAGACTACATTTCATCTCCATAGCCCTTTTCACAgcatctttcacttccttgttcCTTAGGCTATAAATTAATGGATTTAACATAGGGATCACCAGGGTATAAAGCACAGATACCACCTTTTCTTGTTCTAAGGAATATTGGGAGCTTGGTTGAATGTAACTAAAGCTTATAGAGCCGTAGAATAAAGTCACAGTGATTAGATGTGAAGCACATGTGGAGAAGGCTTTGTGTCTACCTGTTGCTGAGCAGATCCTCAGGATAGCAGCAATGATGAAGACGTAGGAGATCACCACAGTCAAGAAAGTGATCGACGCAATAATGCCACTGAAGACTAAAAGCAACAATTCATTCATGGAGGTGTCAGAACATGACAGCTTCAACAACGGGGGaaggtcacagaagaagtgaCTGATGACATTTGGCCCACAGAAAGACAATTTCACCAAACCAATTGTGTGTGTCAATGAGTTGATTAAGCCTCCTACACAAGATCCGATGACCAAGGCAACACAGACTATTTTAGTCATAGCCACAGTATAAAGTAAAGGGTTCACAATGGCCATATAGCGGTCATAAGCCATTGCTGCCAGCAAGAATCCCTCAGTGGTAAGGAGTGACACGAATAAAAAATATTGCACAATGCATGCAGAGAACGAGATTGTCTCACGTTCAATAAAAAAGT
It encodes:
- the LOC124229621 gene encoding olfactory receptor 1052-like encodes the protein MGDVNFTLVTEFILLGLTDGAELKVVLFVLFLLIYNMSLVGNLGMLFLIQISPKLQTPMYHFLSCLSFVDACYSSVFAPKMLLNFFIERETISFSACIVQYFLFVSLLTTEGFLLAAMAYDRYMAIVNPLLYTVAMTKIVCVALVIGSCVGGLINSLTHTIGLVKLSFCGPNVISHFFCDLPPLLKLSCSDTSMNELLLLVFSGIIASITFLTVVISYVFIIAAILRICSATGRHKAFSTCASHLITVTLFYGSISFSYIQPSSQYSLEQEKVVSVLYTLVIPMLNPLIYSLRNKEVKDAVKRAMEMKCSLC